CTGAAAGCAGTTTCGGTGCCCAGGCGTTCGAGCCGGTGTGCGAGTTTCTGCATCTGCTGTTTAACTCCTCATCGAGCTGATCACGTCTCACGTGAAGTACTCAACTAGTATATTAGTGATGTATTAGGCTGTCTATGGATAAACCCGCAATTAAGCGGAGCTGAAAACGACTCCCGTCAGGCCGGCTGATCTGACACACTCAAGCCCATGCAGTCGTTGTTCGACGGACTCCTTCACGCCAGCCCACTGGTGGTGATGTGCATCGTGTTCGCACTGGTCTTTGCCGAGGATGCCTTGTTTATCGGCTTCGTGGTCCCAGGCGAAACGGCTGCCGTGGTGGGGGGAGTCTTTGCCAGCCGGGGTGATCTTCCGCTGTGGAGCATGATCATGATCGTCATCTCGGCAGCCATCCTCGGAGACACGGTGGGCTACGAGATTGGCAAGCACTTGGGCCCCCGGATTATGGCCCTAAAACTCCTGGATAAGAGACGGGCCCAGCTGCAGAAAGCCGAGGATTTCCTTGCCCGCCGTGGCGGCCTGGCAGTATTCCTGGGCCGCTTCACCGCCTTTTTCCGCGCCGTCATGCCCGCACTCGCCGGGCTCAGCCGAATGCCATACCGCCGCTTCGCCATCTGGAACTTCACCGGCGGCATCATTTGGGGTGCCCTGTTCGTGACCCTGGGATTCATCGCCGGCAGCTCCTACGAGGAACTAGCCCATGCAGTGGGGCGCGGTGCCGCAGTGGTGGTGGGCGTCGTCGTGATTGTCATCCTCGGCGTGTGGCAGGTCCGAAAGCATCGAACGGCGGCCAAACCCACAGCTGACTGAGACCCTCTGGAAACGTGGCTGAAACGTCCAGTCCTTACGCTGATCACAAACTGTCCCTTCGTGTGCACCCAGGTAGTGGCTTTGAGGAGAATCGATGCATCTTTTACCCCGTGAGCAGGAAAAACTCATGATCGTGGTAGCCGCCGATCTGGCCAGACGAAGGCAGGCGCGCGGATTGAAGCTGAACTACCCGGAAGCCATCGCGATCATCAGCTACGAACTCATCGAGGGCGCCCGTGACGGCAAGTCCGTTGCGGAGCTCATGAGCTACGGAACCACTTTGCTGCGCCGCGAAGACGTGATGGAAGGCGTGCCGGAGATGATCCACGACGTCCAAATCGAAGCCACCTTCCCCGATGGCACAAAGCTCGTCACAGTCCACCACCCCATCCGATAGGAGCCACCCCATGATCCCCGGTGAGTACAGGCTCCGCCCCGAGCCCATCGCATGCAACAACGGCCGTGAGGCGATCGCCGTCGAGGTTGTCAATCGAGGCGACCGCCCAGTCCAGATCGGTTCGCACTACCACTTCGCGGAGGCTAACCGCGCCCTGGAATTTGATCGTGAAGCCGCTTATGGCCGCCGCCTGGACATTCCTGCCGGCACCGCTGCCCGGTTCGAACCAGGCGATAAGAAGACCGTCCAGCTGGTGGGGTTGGCAGGTGCCCGTGAGGTTTTTGGCTTAAGTAACGCCGTCAATGGAACGCTCGACGGCGGAACCCGCCTCGGCGGGACCGCTCGTCCGGGCGCGGCTACGGAAGGAGACACCAAGTGAGCTTCGAGCTTCCCCGCCGGCAATACGCCGAGCTTTACGGCCCAACGACAGGTGACTCCATCCGCTTGGCGGACACGGAACTGTTCCTCGAAATCGAAAACGACTACACCGTCTACGGCGAAGAAGTGGTCTTCGGGGGCGGCAAAGTAATCCGCGACGGCATGGGCCAGAACGGCCAGGTGACGCGTGACGGCGGCGGAGTGCCTGACACAGTCATCACAAACGTCGTTGTCCTGGACTACTCCGGCATCTACAAGGCCGATGTAGCCCTGAAGGACGGGCACATTTTCAAGATCGGCAAAGCCGGCAACCCGCAGATCATGGACGGCGTGGACATCGTGATCGGCGCCAGCACGGAAATCATCGCCGGCGAGCGGAAGATCCTCACAGCTGGTGGCATCGACACCCACATCCACTTCATTTCCCCCGAACAGGTTCCCACTGCTCTCTGCAGCGGGGTCACCACGATGGTGGGCGGAGGCACGGGACCAGCGGAAGGTACTAAAGCCACCACCATCACACCCGGATCGTGGCATATCTCGCGGATGCTCCAAGCGGCCGAAGGACTCCCCATCAACATCGGCTTGCTCGGCAAAGGCCACGCGTCCGCCGTCGAACCCCTCGCTGAGCAGATCCAAGCTGGTGCCGTGGGGCTCAAAGTCCATGAGGACTGGGGCTCCACGACGTCCTCCATAGACATGTCCCTACGCGTGGCCGACGAATACGACGTCCAAGTAGCTATCCACACAGACACCCTCAACGAATGCGGCTTCGTGGAGGACACCATCAAAGCGATCGACGGCAGGGTGATCCACACCTTCCACACGGAGGGCGCCGGCGGTGGGCACGCCCCGGACATCATCAAGATCGCAGGCCTGCCCAACGTGCTCCCCGCGTCCACCAACCCCACGCTGCCGTACACCAAGAACACCATCGAAGAGCACCTGGACATGCTCATGGTCTGCCATCACCTCAACCCGGACATCCCGGAAGACGTGGCCTTCGCGGACTCCCGCATCCGTGCCGAGACCATTGCGGCGGAGGACGTCCTCCACGATCTCGGCGTCTTCGCCATCACGTCCTCAGACTCGCAGGCCATGGGCCGCGTGGGAGAAGTGATCACCCGGACCTGGCAGGTGGCCGATGCCATGAAACGGCAGCGCGGCGTGCTGAACGACCCATCCGGTACCTCGCACGGCTCGGCGGAAAGCGACAACTTCCGGCTCAAACGCTACGTAGCCAAATACACCATCAACCCAGCCATCGCACAGGGCATGGCGGACGTCATTGGCTCCGTCGAAGAAGGCAAATTCGCTGACCTGGTGTTGTGGGACCCCGCCTTCTTCGGAGTGAAACCCGAACTCGTCATCAAGGGCGGGCAGATCGCCTACGCACTCATGGGCGACTCCAACGCCTCCATTCCCACGCCGCAGCCACGCACCATGCGGCCCATGTTCGCCAGCTACGGCAGAGCACTCCAACAAACGTCCATAACGTTCCTATCCAAAGCCGCGATCGACGCCGGTATCCCCGAAAAACTCGGACTCGAACGCATCATCCGGCCCGTCTCCGGCATCCGCAATCTGCGCAAAGCCGACCTGAAGTTCAACGGCGAAACCCCGGACATCGTCGTCGACCCCGAGACCTACAAGGTGACAGTCGACGGCGTCGAAGCCACCTGCGAACCCTCCGACGTGCTGCCCATGGCGCAGCGCTACTTCCTCTTCTAGGACCCTCATGATCATCGAAAAAATACTGGGCAACCTCCACGAACAGCCCGACGCCTTTGCCGGCCACCACAAGGAAAAAGTGGTCCTCCCCAGCGCCCTGCTCGTCAAACGCATCCAGCGCGTCACCACCGACCACGGCAAAGAACTCGGCATCCGACTCCCCACCGGATCCGGCGACCTGCGCGACGGCGACATCCTCGCCATCGACGACGCCAACCTCATCGTTATCTCCGTGCTGCCCACAGACGTCCTGGTGATTGCGCCAAGGACCATCCACGAAATGGGCGTCGTGGCGCATTCCCTCGGCAACCGGCACCTGCAGGCACAATTCTTCGACTCCCTCTCTGAGTACGGAGCCGACGTCATGGTGTGCCAGTACGACCACACCGTCGAGGACTACCTGAAGAGCGTCGGCGTCCCCTACGACAGGCAAGAGCGGGTCATGCCGGTGCCATTCCGCCATGCTGAGCATTCGCACTAATACAGCGGTCATCGCGCTGTCCGTAGGTGACCGTGGCTGGGGCGCCGCGGTCGGCGAGCCTGCGGCGGGTGATAGGGGCCGTGCCCGCTCCGCGGTGCCCACCACGCCGCGGCCCCTATCACCCGCCTCCGCCGAGGTTCGCCGCGGCAGCGTCGTCGTCGAGCCCACCAGCGAGGCAGTATGACCTCATATCAGCTTGCTCTTCAGCAGTTGACGGACTCTGCGTTGCCTACGGGGGCGTTTGCTCATTCTTTGGGGTTTGAGAGCTACATACATCGTGAGTTGGTCCGGGATGAGGTTACTTTCGCTGATTGGCTTTCCTCGTTTGTTGGGCAGCAGTTGACCTATTCGGATGGGTTGGCTGTGCGGTTTTTGTATGAGGGGGTGGATGTTGGCTTGTTGGATGGCGTGTTGTCTGCGCAACTGTTGGCTCGGGAGGTTCGGGAGGCTTCTTTGAAGATGGGTGGGCGGTTGCTCGAGATTGGTGGGGAGGTGTTCCCGTCGGGGGAGTTGGATGCTTATCGGGAACTGGTCCGGGAGGGGCGGGCACAAGGGCATCAACCTTTGGCTTTTGGGGTGATTGCTCGGTCACTGCAGGTTCCATACGAAGAGGCTCTTTCTGCCTATTTGTTTGCCACCGTTACTTGTCTGACGCAGAACGCCGTGCGCGCCATTCCGCTCGGTCAAAACGCCGGGCAGCGGGTACTTCGGGACGCGCACGACGCCGTTGCTGCCGTCGTGCGGGATGTAGCACAGCTGTGCTGGGACGACTTTGGGGCCGTGAGCCCCGGACTCGAAATTTCACAAATGCGGCACGAACGGCAGCGCGCCCGCATGTTCATGAGCTAATCAGGAGGACACATGTCTGAACCCATCAAAATCGGCGTCGGCGGGCCGGTCGGCGCCGGCAAGACGCAACTCGTCGAGCGGATCACCCGGCACATGAGCGGCGACATTTCCATGGCCGCCATCACCAACGACATCTACACCATTGAAGACGCCAAAATCCTCGCGGCCAACGGTGTCCTGCCCGAAGACCGGATCATCGGCGTCGAAACCGGCGGTTGCCCACACACCGCGATCCGCGAAGACACCTCCATGAACACCGCCGCCATCGAGGAACTCAAGAGGCGCCATGCGGACCTGCAGGTCATCTTCGTCGAATCCGGCGGCGACAACCTCTCCGCCACGTTCAGTCCCGAGCTCGTCGACTTCTCCATCTACATCATCGATGTCGCCCAGGGCGAAAAGATCCCCCGCAAAGCCGGCCAAGGCATGATCAAATCCGACCTCTTCATCATCAACAAAACGGACCTCGCGCCCCACGTCGGAGCAGACCTCTCCGTGATGGAACGCGACTCCAAGGAATTCCGAGGCAACAAACCCTTCTGCTTCACCAATCTCAAAACCGACGAAGGCCTCGAGCAGGTCCTGAACTGGATCCGACGCGACGTCCTGATGCTCGACTTGGCGTCATGACCCCGCCCAAGTCCGTTCTCATCTCACCTGGGGCGGCGCCCGCGGATGAAGGGGGCCGTGCCCGTCCCCAGCCGCTCCCAACTCTCGCAAGCTCGAGCCGGGGCCCTCGCGGCAGTGGGCCCCCCGCGGAACCCGCCACGCCGCGGCCCCCTTCATCCGCGTCCGCTCACCGCCCTGCGCGGGGGCGGCTGGAGCTCGGGGTCAGTGCGCGTGGCGGGAGGTCTGTTGCTTCTCGGCAATTCCATGAGGGCGCTTTGAGGGTGCTCCGGCCGCATTATTTGGATCAGTCCGGGCAGGTTTGCTACGTCATGGTTAATCCTGGCGGGGCGTATTTGGGGGCCGATCTGTTCCTTATTGATGTGGAGGTCGAGGCTGGGGCGGATCTTTTGTTGACGACGCAGTCGGCTACGAAGGTGTATCGGACTCCGGGGTCCTTTGCTGAGCAGCGCATGAGTGTGCGGTTGGGGGAGGGGGCACTGTTGGAGTTCGTGCCTGACCAGTTGATTGCCTATCGGGAGGCGAGCTACCGGCAGAATTCGCACATCAGCCTCCACCCGACGTCGAGCCTTGTCATGGCTGAGGTCATCACGCCGGGGTGGGCCCCGGACGGTGGGGAGTTCCGGTACGAGGAGCTGCGGCTGAGGAACGAGATTCACATCGAAACGGTTGACGGACCCAAGCTGTTGGCCCTCGATAATCTCCTGATCCGGCCGTCCCTCGGCGAGGTCACAGGCATGGGTTTCATGGAGGGCTTCAGTCACCTGGGTTCCCTGATAGTGGTAGATCATAGGGTGGATCAGGAACTGGCCGATGAGCTGCACGAGCTCACCCGCCACCTGGACGCCTATACGGGCGTTTCCCTGACCAATACTGTTTGCGGTACCACGGGCCTCGTGCTGCGATCGTTGTCGAACAGCACGGAAGAACTCAATATTCTGCTGGGTACCTGCACGGCGCTTCTCCGCAAGCGCTGGCACGGGCAGGAGCCCTTGAACCTGAGGAAGTACTAGATGACTGCGCTGACTGAGTTCGCCACGCTGTACCGGGAACGGGAGAACCTGTCCTTGCGGACCCGGCTGCTCTTTACGTTCGGTGCGGTGGCCGCCCTGCACGTTGCCGCCGTCGTGCTCTTGCTGCCAGGAGGGGCAGGCGCCACGCAGCCGTTGGCGCTCGGCTTGGTGGTTACCGCGTACGTGGCTGGAATCAAGCACAGCTACGACTGGGACCACATCGCCGCGATCGACAACTCCACCCGAAAGTTCGTTTCGCAGCGCAAGGATCCCGTCAGCGTGGGTTTTGCGTTCAGCTTGGGCCACAGTTCCGTGGTCATCCTGGCCGGTTTGCTGGTGGTTGCCGGCGCAACGGTGATCGGGCAGTTCATGGAAGACGGCACCACTGGAAACAGGGTTCTCGGCCTGATCGGCAGCGGCGTGTCCGGGCTGTTCTTGCTCGCAATGGGCCTGTTCAACGGTTCCGCGTTCGTCCGCGCCAGA
This window of the Arthrobacter sp. StoSoilB5 genome carries:
- a CDS encoding DedA family protein — encoded protein: MQSLFDGLLHASPLVVMCIVFALVFAEDALFIGFVVPGETAAVVGGVFASRGDLPLWSMIMIVISAAILGDTVGYEIGKHLGPRIMALKLLDKRRAQLQKAEDFLARRGGLAVFLGRFTAFFRAVMPALAGLSRMPYRRFAIWNFTGGIIWGALFVTLGFIAGSSYEELAHAVGRGAAVVVGVVVIVILGVWQVRKHRTAAKPTAD
- a CDS encoding urease subunit gamma, which translates into the protein MHLLPREQEKLMIVVAADLARRRQARGLKLNYPEAIAIISYELIEGARDGKSVAELMSYGTTLLRREDVMEGVPEMIHDVQIEATFPDGTKLVTVHHPIR
- a CDS encoding urease subunit beta codes for the protein MIPGEYRLRPEPIACNNGREAIAVEVVNRGDRPVQIGSHYHFAEANRALEFDREAAYGRRLDIPAGTAARFEPGDKKTVQLVGLAGAREVFGLSNAVNGTLDGGTRLGGTARPGAATEGDTK
- the ureC gene encoding urease subunit alpha, whose translation is MSFELPRRQYAELYGPTTGDSIRLADTELFLEIENDYTVYGEEVVFGGGKVIRDGMGQNGQVTRDGGGVPDTVITNVVVLDYSGIYKADVALKDGHIFKIGKAGNPQIMDGVDIVIGASTEIIAGERKILTAGGIDTHIHFISPEQVPTALCSGVTTMVGGGTGPAEGTKATTITPGSWHISRMLQAAEGLPINIGLLGKGHASAVEPLAEQIQAGAVGLKVHEDWGSTTSSIDMSLRVADEYDVQVAIHTDTLNECGFVEDTIKAIDGRVIHTFHTEGAGGGHAPDIIKIAGLPNVLPASTNPTLPYTKNTIEEHLDMLMVCHHLNPDIPEDVAFADSRIRAETIAAEDVLHDLGVFAITSSDSQAMGRVGEVITRTWQVADAMKRQRGVLNDPSGTSHGSAESDNFRLKRYVAKYTINPAIAQGMADVIGSVEEGKFADLVLWDPAFFGVKPELVIKGGQIAYALMGDSNASIPTPQPRTMRPMFASYGRALQQTSITFLSKAAIDAGIPEKLGLERIIRPVSGIRNLRKADLKFNGETPDIVVDPETYKVTVDGVEATCEPSDVLPMAQRYFLF
- the ureE gene encoding urease accessory protein UreE, producing MIIEKILGNLHEQPDAFAGHHKEKVVLPSALLVKRIQRVTTDHGKELGIRLPTGSGDLRDGDILAIDDANLIVISVLPTDVLVIAPRTIHEMGVVAHSLGNRHLQAQFFDSLSEYGADVMVCQYDHTVEDYLKSVGVPYDRQERVMPVPFRHAEHSH
- a CDS encoding urease accessory protein UreF, with amino-acid sequence MTSYQLALQQLTDSALPTGAFAHSLGFESYIHRELVRDEVTFADWLSSFVGQQLTYSDGLAVRFLYEGVDVGLLDGVLSAQLLAREVREASLKMGGRLLEIGGEVFPSGELDAYRELVREGRAQGHQPLAFGVIARSLQVPYEEALSAYLFATVTCLTQNAVRAIPLGQNAGQRVLRDAHDAVAAVVRDVAQLCWDDFGAVSPGLEISQMRHERQRARMFMS
- the ureG gene encoding urease accessory protein UreG, producing the protein MSEPIKIGVGGPVGAGKTQLVERITRHMSGDISMAAITNDIYTIEDAKILAANGVLPEDRIIGVETGGCPHTAIREDTSMNTAAIEELKRRHADLQVIFVESGGDNLSATFSPELVDFSIYIIDVAQGEKIPRKAGQGMIKSDLFIINKTDLAPHVGADLSVMERDSKEFRGNKPFCFTNLKTDEGLEQVLNWIRRDVLMLDLAS
- a CDS encoding urease accessory protein UreD produces the protein MTPPKSVLISPGAAPADEGGRARPQPLPTLASSSRGPRGSGPPAEPATPRPPSSASAHRPARGRLELGVSARGGRSVASRQFHEGALRVLRPHYLDQSGQVCYVMVNPGGAYLGADLFLIDVEVEAGADLLLTTQSATKVYRTPGSFAEQRMSVRLGEGALLEFVPDQLIAYREASYRQNSHISLHPTSSLVMAEVITPGWAPDGGEFRYEELRLRNEIHIETVDGPKLLALDNLLIRPSLGEVTGMGFMEGFSHLGSLIVVDHRVDQELADELHELTRHLDAYTGVSLTNTVCGTTGLVLRSLSNSTEELNILLGTCTALLRKRWHGQEPLNLRKY